The following coding sequences lie in one Panicum virgatum strain AP13 chromosome 6N, P.virgatum_v5, whole genome shotgun sequence genomic window:
- the LOC120679060 gene encoding disease resistance protein RGA2-like, translating into MPATVDVSHVRSVIAFGDAFEWMPPLSRFSVLRVLDLEGFPSKNNCPKDLRNLHHLRYLQLRGYLEKEVLEEIGNLRHLEVLDLSNAYVDALPASIVNLTNLQSLLVDSDMTMPDGIGKLSLLQEMSWIQIAPNTVAELGKLAALRVLCIRGLGYDESHNKAFVQSLSNLGNLVGLFISRSGLCSLDGLSDSGRVPARLKFFRGTSATTFHQLPRWFSKLELLSGLTITVNRFTQDELEMLGELPSLRFLELEVSENCTAQERLMISNAQHFQSLEEMKFLDYEGCLMVFAERVMPMLQKLMFYFQLWKRVGGGLDIGLENLTSLKHVTVQVDCYKAKIVELEDVETMFKDLVRIHPNYPTLELSRVREWQMAEGESYNSPGGASDHGSFDFPSTDGESDDDSEASEQT; encoded by the exons ATGCCAGCTACAGTGGATGTGTCTCATGTGAGGTCAGTAATTGCATTTGGTGATGCTTTCGAATGGATGCCCCCTCTGTCAAGGTTTTCTGTTCTTCGTGTTTTGGATCTGGAGGGTTTTCCCAGCAAGAATAATTGTCCTAAAGATCTACGGAATTTGCATCATTTGAGGTATCTGCAACTGCGAGGTTATCTTGAAAAAGAGGTTCTAGAAGAAATTGGAAACCTACGGCATCTGGAGGTGTTGGATTTAAGTAATGCCTACGTAGATGCACTGCCGGCAAGTATTGTTAATCTTACAAACCTTCAGAGTCTACTTGTTGATTCTGATATGACGATGCCAGATGGGATAGGGAAATTAAGTCTACTGCAAGAAATGTCATGGATTCAGATTGCACCAAACACTGTAGCTGAGCTAGGAAAGCTTGCAGCGCTGAGGGTGCTCTGCATACGTGGATTAGGTTATGACGAGAGTCATAACAAGGCTTTTGTCCAGAGTCTCTCTAACCTCGGAAATCTAGTGGGTCTTTTCATCTCTCGATCTGGTTTATGTTCCCTGGATGGCTTGTCAGATTCTGGGCGTGTCCCTGCCCGCCTCAAATTCTTTCGTGGAACCTCGGCAACCACCTTCCATCAGTTGCCACGATGGTTTTCCAAACTCGAACTCCTCTCTGGCTTAACAATCACTGTTAATAGATTCACACAGGATGAGCTTGAAATGCTTGGAGAATTACCCTCGCTGCGTTTTCTTGAACTAGAAGTATCTGAGAATTGCACTGCTCAAGAACGGTTGATGATTAGCAATGCTCAGCACTTCCAATCTTTAGAGGAGATGAAATTTTTGGACTACGAAGGTTGTTTGATGGTGTTTGCTGAACGAGTTATGCCGATGCTTCaaaagcttatgttttactttcAGTTATGGAAGAGAGTTGGTGGTGGACTAGATATTGGCTTGGAGAACCTGACTTCCCTTAAACATGTCACTGTCCAAGTTGACTGCTACAAAGCAAAAATTGTGGAGCTGGAGGATGTGGAGACCATGTTCAAGGATCTAGTTCGCATCCATCCGAACTATCCAACTCTTGAGCTGTCTCGAGTGCGTGAATGGCAAATGGCAGAGGGTGAGAGCTACAATAGTCCTGGTGGGGCTTCGGATCATGGA AGTTTTGACTTTCCGTCCACCGATGGTGAAAGCGATGATGATAGTGAGGCTTCAGAGCAAAC TTAA